A stretch of the Enterobacter mori genome encodes the following:
- a CDS encoding YheU family protein — MIIPWQDLAPETLDNLIESFVLREGTDYGEQERSLEQKVSDVKRQLKSGDVVLVWSELHETVNIMPRNAFHG; from the coding sequence ATGATTATCCCCTGGCAGGATCTCGCTCCCGAAACGCTCGATAATCTGATTGAAAGCTTTGTATTACGTGAAGGCACCGATTATGGTGAACAAGAACGTTCGCTCGAACAAAAGGTCAGCGATGTTAAGCGCCAGCTGAAAAGCGGCGACGTGGTGCTGGTGTGGTCCGAACTGCATGAGACGGTCAATATCATGCCCCGCAACGCGTTTCACGGCTGA
- a CDS encoding phosphoribulokinase yields the protein MSARHPVIAVTGSSGAGTTTTSLAFRKIFAQLNLQAAEVEGDSFHRYTRPEMDMAIRKARDLGKHISYFGPEANDFGLLEQTFREYGQSGTGQSRKYLHTYDEAVPWNQVPGTFTPWQPLPEPTDVLFYEGLHGGVVTPQHDVARHVDLLVGVVPIVNLEWIQKLTRDMSERGHSREAVMDSVVRSMEDYINFLTPQFSRTHINFQRVPTVDTSNPFAAKTIPSLDESFVVIHFRNLEGIDYPWLLAMLQGSFISHMNTLVVPGGKMGLAMELIMTPLVQRLMEGKQIA from the coding sequence ATGTCTGCCAGACATCCGGTTATTGCCGTTACGGGCTCGAGTGGTGCGGGAACCACCACCACCAGCCTCGCATTTCGCAAGATTTTCGCACAGCTGAATCTCCAGGCGGCAGAAGTGGAGGGCGACAGCTTTCACCGCTATACGCGCCCGGAAATGGACATGGCCATCCGCAAGGCGCGCGATCTGGGCAAACACATCAGCTATTTCGGCCCGGAAGCCAACGATTTCGGCCTGCTGGAGCAAACCTTTCGCGAATACGGGCAAAGCGGTACCGGGCAGTCCCGCAAGTATCTGCACACCTACGACGAAGCCGTTCCCTGGAACCAGGTGCCGGGGACATTCACCCCGTGGCAACCCCTGCCGGAGCCGACGGACGTGCTGTTTTACGAAGGGCTACACGGCGGCGTGGTCACACCTCAACACGACGTCGCGCGTCACGTGGATCTGCTGGTCGGCGTGGTGCCGATTGTTAACCTTGAGTGGATCCAGAAGCTGACGCGTGACATGAGCGAGCGCGGGCATTCTCGCGAAGCGGTGATGGATTCCGTCGTGCGTTCCATGGAGGACTACATCAACTTCCTGACGCCGCAGTTCTCCCGCACCCACATCAACTTCCAGCGCGTGCCGACGGTGGATACCTCCAACCCGTTTGCGGCCAAAACAATCCCGTCGCTGGATGAGAGCTTCGTCGTCATCCATTTCCGCAATCTCGAAGGCATTGATTACCCCTGGCTGCTGGCGATGCTGCAGGGCTCGTTTATTTCGCACATGAATACGTTGGTGGTGCCGGGCGGAAAAATGGGGCTGGCGATGGAGTTAATTATGACGCCGCTGGTCCAGCGACTGATGGAAGGGAAGCAGATTGCGTGA